ATGTCGGCCTTCTTGAGCTTTGCCAGCCGGGTGACGGATTCCGGTGCAAACGCGCCCACGGCATCGAGAATCACGGCCTTGGAAACGTGCTTGAAATACCCCTCGGCGGTCGGCTGCCACCATGCGGCCATGTCGAGGCCCACGGCCTGCGCCAGTTCCGCGCCGGGCTGGTGCGGCGTGGCGCGGGGCGTCACCACGTCCACCGCGGAAGCCACGCACACGGCCAGCAGCCGCACCAGTTCATCTTACGGCTTCGCCAGCAGCACGGCGAACAGTTCGGCGCTGTTCTCCGGCAAGGCTTCGCCCGCCACCTGTTGCAGTTCGCGGAGTGCCACGGCGGCGGGAGCTTCCGGCCAGTCCGGGGCCATGCCTTCCAGCCGGTCTTGCACTTTCAGGCCCACGCCCAGCGGCAGAGAATCACGGCTGCGGCCATAGCGGCTTTCCTGCAAGACGGTCTGCACCATGCCATGCACCACTGCGGCCAGCGCAGCTTGCGGATGCCGTGCGACTTCGATTTGCAGCGCGGCGGTGCGGTGGGCGCTCAAGCGTTGCGCCAGCCGATCGGACATGGCGGCGGTCTTGGGTTGCCTATCATCGTCTCCGTCCTCGCCGTCGTCGTCGTTCTCGGCTTCGCCTTCGCTGCCGAATCCTTGGCGCAACCGTTCCAGCGTGCGCAGCGCCTTGGCCTCGGCCTCGCGCATCAGGCCACGATGAATGACGGCCTCGCCGTTGCGGTCGATGGTGACGATGGCACCGGCTGCGGCCTTCACGTTCGCGCCGTAGTCCTGCAAGCCATCTTCCAGCGCCTGTAACTGCTCGCCCAGGGTTTCGCCTTCCTCCTGCGAGGCGTCGGCCTTGTCCTCGTCGTCGGCGTCCATCGCAGCATCCACCGCTTCGGCAACCTCCTGCATCTTGGCTTGCAGCTTCTCGATGCGTGCCGCTTCGCGCTTGTTCGGCTCGCGGCGCTCCTTCGGCGCACGCTGGAAAGCGTGCAGGTCGGCATAGGTCACGCCCAGCGTGGCATCCACCCATGCCCAACCCTCGGCGCGGACAGTGGCGGCGATGCCTGCCAGCTTGTCTTGCGCCAGCCGTTCCAGCAGCGCGGCATCGGTCAGATACACGCCCGCATCACCTTCGGCGAACAGGTCACGGCGGATGCCGCCGCCTGCGGCCTCGTAGGTTTCCAGCCCGACGAAGCGCACCAGCGGATGCCGGTAGGCGTCAATCTCGCGCTCGGTGAGGCGTTCGCGCAAGTGCGAGGGATGGCGCTGCCACTGCGGGGCATCGTAGAACGCGCTTTCCTGCGCCGCGTGGTCGTCGGTAATGGACAAAGCCATCAACTGGTCAAGGCTCACGGCGTCGGCCCGATAGTCCGCCATCAGACGCGGCGACACATTCGCCAGCTTCAAACGGCGCTGCACCACCAGCGGCGTGACGCTGAAATCCGCCGCAATGTCCTCGATGGGTCGGCCTTCGGCCACCAGCGCGGCGAATGCCTCGAACTGGTCTGCCGGGTGCATGGCTTCGCGCTGCACGTTTTCGGTGAGGCTGGCCGTGCGGGCCGTGCCATCGGCCACCAGCAGGCAAGGCATCTCCCATTCCCTGCTGATGCGGTGCTTTTTCGCCAGCAGCTTGAGGGCCGCGAGGCGCCGGCCACCGGCCACGACTTCGTAATGCTCGCCATCGCTGGCGGGAATCACGATCAGGTTTTGCAGCAGGCCCACGCGCTGGATGCTCGCGGCCAGTTCGGGGATGGACATGCGCGGGGTCTTGCGCACATTGCGGTCCGTGGGGCGCAGCACCAGCCGCGACAGCGGAACCAGCATCAGGTTCTTGGTCGGGTCGGCGGCTTCCAGCGCAGGGGCTTGGATGGCGCGGGCTTCGGTTTGGGTAACGGCGTTCATGGTGAATCTCCAATCGAGTGAAACAAGGGAATGGAGGGGAACCGCCCCTCCGGCGGGGGAACGGTTCAGGCTTTGAGCTGGCGCATGCCATCGGCCAGCAGCCACAGGGCGCGGTTCAGGCGAATATCGGAATCAATGCCCTGCACGGGTCGGGTCTGCTGCCTGCGGCCATTGGCGGCGCGGCCATGCAGTCCGCCCTTGGTCAAGTTCTCCTGCGTGCGGTTGAACACACTCCACAGGTCGGGGCGGCGGTCGTCGAACCGGCGCGGCATCAAGATTTGCGATTCGGTGATGGGCGTGGGCTTGTTGTCCGTGGGGTCGTACTTGAGGGCCAGCGCGGAACGGGCGAACACTTCGGCTTCGCCTTCATCCAACGTGATCGCGCGCATGGCATCGCGGGATTCCTTCACCCGCTCGAAGCCGCTCAACACCTCGAAAGCGCCTTCGATGACGGAACCGGCCACGTCGCCTTTGTGGGGTACGCGCACGTCCGCCACGGTGTCGCCGCACACAAGGCCATTGCTGCAAACGAAACGGAACATCCCGGCCAGCATCTGATAGCTGCTGGTGCCATCGTGCGAGTTCAGCAGCACGATTTCGTTAGCCTCCGCGCCGTTGATCTGGCTGGCGTGGCGCAGGCGCAGCATGTGTTTCGTGTGCTCTCGCTTGCCTTCATCGCGCACGCGGGTTTGCGTCACCATGAAGGGCTGGAAGCCTTCTTTGCGAAGCTCGGTCAGTACGGCAGCCGTGGGGATATAGGCGTACCGCTCGGAACGGCTCTCATGCGGGGCATCCGCGAAGATGGACGGGGCCACCCTGCGAATCTGGTCATCGGACAGCGGGTAATCGCTGCGCAGCGAGGGGGAACGGGAAGCGAAACGGGATGCGAGTTGCATGGTCTTTCTCCTGACAAAAAGAGGTTTGCTGTTCACACCGCACACCGGATTCCTAGATTCGGAGCCCAGCCTTTCGGCTGTTCGGTGCGGTCGGCACGAGGAACCCGGTTGGCCCTGTTGCCACCGTCTTTCCTGAGTTCATCGCCCGCGACGGTCAGGAGCGCGCGAACGGGCGCCGTCAAGGAGGCAAGCACAGGGTTGGTGCGGCCCGCAGGCGCAGCCGAGGACACGGCCCTGCGCGCCTTGACGGCGCACGGGCGCGGGCTACAGTCGCGGACAAGGTGATGGAGTCAGGAAAGACGGCTGGACATGGCAACGGCCTTCCCCACACGCCGACCGCACGGCAAGCGAAGCGCGCAGGCCCGGATCTGGAAGCCGGGCCGGAGGCGTCAGCCGAGCGGAGCGAGGGAACGATGGAAGCCCGAAGGGGCGAGACGCCGCAGGCGGCTCGATGCGAAGCACGACAGCGCGACCGGCCATCTCCCAATGGCCGGGGACGCCCAGCCTTCAAGGGTCGATGAGCACCAGACGCAGGGGATGCACCACGCCCCAGGCATCGGGAAGCGGGTTCTGCTATAGCTGCGGAATCTTGGCCGAGTCGGCGCAGCCGGTTCGGCGGACTTTAGGGGCGCCAAGCCTGCGCGGCGGGGATAGCCCGCAGGGCTTTCCTCCGGAGAACAAGCCGAAGGCGCGCAGGCATCGCGCCGCGTGGGCGCGATGCGAGGGGCGTCCCGCGACGCCCCAAGGCTGGATCAGACGATGATCCGCCCGGCCAGCCGCGCATTGCGCGCGTAGGCGCTCAATCGCTTCTCGGCACGGAACGACCGGTCGCGCTCGATCGGCAGGCCCAGTCCGCCGCGCACGGTCGCCAGCTGGCCCAGGCTGACCCAGCCGAATTCCGGCATCCCCAGGCCCAGGTCGTAAAGACCAAAGGCGTGGTCGTGGTCATCGGGATCAATCTCGGTCAGCAGCCAGGTCGCGCCGGCATCCGGCGTGAACAGCTTGACCACGGGTGCCGGATCGAAGTCTGGGTTCTCCAAGGATTCGTGGCCGTTGGCCAGCAGCACGACGCGCTGCGCGTCGGTGATGAGAGCGTTCATGGTGAACTCCAGAAGAAATGCCGGGCGGGATCGCCCGCAGCCTCCGGGTCACGGCGCAGCGCAGCGGTCAAGGTTCGAAGACGGCCGCCCGGGCCGCCAGCGCATCGCCGATGCGCGCCGACCTTGACGACGAGAACGACGTGGCACGCTGGGTGCAACAGCAAGCCAGCCCCATCCCAGACCTGCAACGGTCTCGTGCCAGGCCATGGCACGCTGTCCACGATGCATAAAACCGGGAGCCCATGCGGCTCCCGGTTGCGCGGGTTCAGATCAGCCCGCGCTCGGCAAAGGACAGGATCGTCGGCCCGGCCACGATCAGGTGGTCGATGACCCGCACGTCCACCAGCGCCAGCGCGCTCTTGAGCGTCTGCGTCAGCACCTCGTCGGCCCGTGATGGCTCTGCCAGACTCGACGGATGGTTGTGCACCAGGATCAGCGCCGCCGAATTGCGTGCCAGGGTTTCCTTGACGATCTCGCGCGGGTATACCGACGTCTGGCTCACGGTGCCCCGGAACATCTCGACGTACTCGATGACCCGGTGCTGGGCATCCAGGTGAATCACCGCAAACACCTCGTGCTCCAGTGTGCCCAGCTTGATGCGCAGGAAGTCGCGCACCGCCTGCGGTGACGACAGCATCTCGGTACCGCGCAACTGGCCCGCCAGCACCCGCAGCGCCGCCTGCAGCACCTCGGCAGGCGCGGCCGGACGGTAGCTGCCCGCGACATCGCACACGAGCAGGGAGGAATCGAGGGAAGAAGTGAACGACAGGGAAGATGGCTGCGACATGGTCGGCTCCGGTTCGGAATCGGGCGGGATTGCCCGGAACCGGCCACCCACGCCGCAGCGCAAGCAGTCAGGGGTCGAAGGCGCAGCCGACAGACGGCCGCCAGGCCGCCAGCGTGCAAGGCACGCGCAGCCCTTGACGGCGAGAACGGCGTGGTAGGTTGAAAGGGCACAGCAAGACCGCCACTCCACACGCACGCCACCCCAGCCCCGGCAAGCGAAGCGCGCAACGGCCAGGCCGCGCAGGCGTCAGGGATCAAAGCCGGATGGCCGGGATGCGGCACGAAGCCCGGGGCGCAGCCCGCGAGCCCGGAGGCGGTACGCCGAGACGCTATATCGAGGTTGCATCCCGGACAACGGTCGACGATCAGGCTGTCACCGCCACTGGCATCGGCGGCCCGTACAACTTCACTCCGACTTGTGAGACAATATATCTAGTCCGACCATGAGTTTATGTATTGTCATATAAATCAATGAGTTACTGATGTTGTGGGCGAAATGAAAGAAGAGCAGTCAGATTTAGCCCAGATGGTTCGCTTGGCTTTGGCCGAGCAGACGGAAGACGTGCGCCTGTTTGCGGCGCGGCTGGTGCGCAAGTACCGTGGAACGGCGCCCGACCTGGCCGAGCAGCTCGAACTGTTCCTGAAGTCGAAGCCGGCACGCAGCGTTTCGCCCATGCGCAAGTTGTCGCCCCAGCCGTCGGCGACCCACACCTTGCCGGTAGACGACGAATCCCGCCTCTCGCTCCTGAAGGTGTTCAAGGATGCACCGACGAAAGACGCGCCGCTGCTGTCTAGCGATGTCGAGGATGTCCTGGGGCAACTCATCGCCGAGCGCCGGCAGAGCGACCGACTGCAGGCCATGGGGCTGATGCCGACCCGCTCGGCCATCTTCGTGGGGCCGCCCGGCGTCGGCAAGACGCTCACGGCCCGCTGGCTCGCCGCGCAGTTGAAGGTGCCGCTGTACGTGCTCGACCTGACCGCCGTGATGAGCAGCCTGCTGGGCAAGAGCGGCGCCAATCTGCGCGCGGCCATCGACTTCGCCAAGCGCGAGCCCTGCGTGCTGTTGCTTGATGAGATCGACGCCATCGCCAAGCGGCGCAGCGATGACAGCGACGTGGGCGAACTCAAGCGCCTGGTCACGGTGATCCTTCAGGAAGTAGACGAATGGCCCGCCAGCAGCGTATTGCTGGCGGCCACGAATCACCCGGAACTGATCGATCCGGCGCTGTGGCGCCGCTTCGACCTGGTGGTTCACTTCAAGACGCCCGATGAACAGGCGGTCAAGGAAGCCATCAAGCGCTTCCTGGGGCCGGACTACGCCCTCTTTGCCCGTTGGATCGATATCCTGGTGTTTGCATTCGCCGGGCACTCGTTCAGCGACATCGAGCGCGACGTGCAGCGTTTCCGGCGCGCCGTGGCCCTGGGCACGACCACGGACGCCGATCTGGTCGAGGACTTCATGAAGGCACGCGCCTTGGCGCTCGACAGGCAGGGTCGCATCGACCTGGCGGTGATGCTTGCCAAGCAGACCCGCTTGTCTCAGCACACCGTCTCCGACATCACCGGGGTAAGCCGGGACACGATTCGCAAGTACACCAACGAGACACCTGCGGCACGAAAGGCCGCGCCCCGGAGAAAGGCTGACGCATGAGCCAAACCAATTTCCTGATCGGTCGTGGCGAGCTGCTGACCCACGACATCGTCGGCCCGAGGCGCATGCCTGGCAAGGCCGAGGTCTACACCTTCGCGCAGGCGCGGGAACGGTTGGTTCCCCAGTTCCGCAGCGCTGCGAACGCGCTGGACGAACTGCCCATCGACGCCTGTCCGGGCGACTTCGCGGTGGCCCGGCTGATGATGAACCCCAGCTTCATCGCTCGTTCCTATTTCCCGACCGGGCTGTTGCGCAGTACGGGGCTGGAGTCCATCGGTAGCCGTACTGTCAAGGTCAAGCCACAGGCCTGGACCCGCAAGGGGCAGCCGCAGGAGACCACGACGACCGAACTGTTCGTCGCGGGCAAGCGCCAAGCCTTCCGCAACCTTTCGCGGTGGACGGAAACCATCGACGCGGAATCCGACGAGGGCGACGACCTGGCCCACATCGAACAGTTCGCCGCTTTCGCGCCAGCGGAGCGCATCGTGAGCCTGGGCGGACCGAAGGATCGGTTCTTCGAGGTGGGCCTGCATCTGTTACCGGGCGAAGACCCTGGCTTGATCCAGAAGGCTTTCATGAAGTTCGCCCAGCGGGAGGGCGTTAAGGTCCATAGTGAAGTCGATTTCGTCGCCGGCAACCTGTGGTTCGTACCGGTCGAAGGCAAGCCGCGCGAAGTCGAGAAGCTGGCCAGCTTCACCTTCGTCCGGGTGATCCGGCCGGTGCCCAAACTGCGCGGCATTCGCCCGCTGCAACGCAGCGGCGGTCCCTCGGTCGGGTGCAGCCTTCCTACCGAGCAGGCCCTATCGTCCGAGCCTCGCGTCGCCATCCTGGACGGCGGCCTGCCGAAGCACCACCCCATCGGCCCCTGGCTGCGCTCGTACCGCAAGCTCGACGAAGACGCCGACGACGACCCGGATGGCCCGGAGCACGGCCTGGGCGTGACGTCGGCCGTGTTGTTCGGCCCGATCCAGCCCAACGGAACGGCCGGCAGGCCTTTCGCCCCAGTGGATCATTTGCGTGTGCTCGACCAGGAGTCGGCCGGTGAGGAACCGTTGGAGTTGTATCGCACGCTCGGTCTCATCGAACAGGTTCTGCTGTCCCGCTCCTACGAGTTCATTAACTTGAGCCTGGGGCCGGACCTCGAAGTGGAGGATCAGGAGGTCCATGCTTGGACCTCCGTCATCGACGAGCTGCTCAGCGACGGTGACACGCTCATGACTGTGGCCGTGGGCAACAACGGAGAACGTGACCGCGAGCTCGGCTACAGCCGGGTGCAGGTTCCGTCGGACTGCGTGAATGCCCTCTCGGTCGGCGCGGCCGACGACACCGGCGCGGGCTGGGCTCGCGCGCCCTACAGCGCGATCGGGCCGGGTCGCAGCCCCGGCGTCGTCAAGCCGGACCTGATGGCCTTCGGCGGCAACCCGGCGTCCAAGTACTTCCACGTCTTGGCGCCGAACGCGAAACCAGTGCTGACGCCACAGCTCGGCACTAGCTTCGCGGCGCCGTACCTGCTGCGTAGCGCGGTCGGTATCCGTGCCATCCTGGGCGGCAACCTGACACCTCTTGCCATCAAGGCCTTGTTGGTCCATGCGGCCGATCCTGGCGAGCATGACCCGATCGAAGTGGGCTGGGGCAAGATTCCCGAGGACACGCTCGACATCATCACGTGTCCGGATGGCGTGGCCAGAGTGGTCTACCAGGGGGAGCTCAAACCCAGCAAGTACCTGCGCGCCAGCCTGCCGCTGCCCAAGGACGGGCTGACAGGCAACGTTCGCCTGAAGGCTACCTTCTGCTACGCATCACCCACCGATCCGCAGGATGCTGCGGCCTACACCAAGGCCGGCCTCGAAGTCGTCTTCCGTCCCAACGACGAGAAGATCAAAGACGGCAAGAGCAACGCCGATACCAAGGGCTTCTTCGACCTGAAGAAGTTCGCCACCGAGCAGGAGCGTCGTTCGGATCAGGGCAAGTGGGAAACCGTGCTGCACGGTGCCAAAACCTTCCGCGGTTCCAGCTTCAAGAACCCCGTGTTCGACATCCACTACAACGCCCGCGACGGCGGCGGCCGGGCCACCGGTGCAGAGAAGATCCGCTACGCGCTGATCCTGTCGGTCGAGGCACCGAAGCACGCCGATCTCTACAACGACATCCTGCGCGCCTATGCCAAGACGCTGGTGCCGATCCAGCCCCAGGTGTCGTTGCCGATTCGTATTCGGTAAGCAATCTAGGAAAGGTCTGCAAAAGTCCACCACCTGAGCCCCTCGGACGTTGAACACCCATGAAGCAAATGAGCCTTGCCACAAGCGGATTTGAACTTTCCCCCAAGAGGACGCGCAAGCGTGCATTCCTCGATGAGATGGATGCCGTCATCCCATGGCCTGATCTTCTGGCGCTGATTGCACCGCACGCGCCTGCAGGCAAGACGGGGCGCCCTCCCTTTGCGCTGGAGACGATGCTGCGCATTCACCTGCTGCAGCAATTCTTCGGGCACTCCGACCCGGCGATGGAAGAAGCCTTGCACGACGTTCCCCTGTACCGAGAGTTCGCCCACTTGGACGCGGGCATCACCCGCCTGCCCGACGAAAGCACCATCCTGCGCTTTCGACACCTCTTGGAGAGGAACGAGCTGGCAGCTCAAATCCTTGCCACCGTCAATGCCCAACTGGCCGCCCGTGGTCTGCTGCTCAAGAGCGGCACCGTGGTCGATGCCACCTTGATTGCCGCACCCAGTTCCACCAAGAACAAGGAT
This portion of the Comamonas flocculans genome encodes:
- a CDS encoding DUF932 domain-containing protein, which encodes MQLASRFASRSPSLRSDYPLSDDQIRRVAPSIFADAPHESRSERYAYIPTAAVLTELRKEGFQPFMVTQTRVRDEGKREHTKHMLRLRHASQINGAEANEIVLLNSHDGTSSYQMLAGMFRFVCSNGLVCGDTVADVRVPHKGDVAGSVIEGAFEVLSGFERVKESRDAMRAITLDEGEAEVFARSALALKYDPTDNKPTPITESQILMPRRFDDRRPDLWSVFNRTQENLTKGGLHGRAANGRRQQTRPVQGIDSDIRLNRALWLLADGMRQLKA
- a CDS encoding DUF2958 domain-containing protein — translated: MNALITDAQRVVLLANGHESLENPDFDPAPVVKLFTPDAGATWLLTEIDPDDHDHAFGLYDLGLGMPEFGWVSLGQLATVRGGLGLPIERDRSFRAEKRLSAYARNARLAGRIIV
- the radC gene encoding RadC family protein, yielding MSQPSSLSFTSSLDSSLLVCDVAGSYRPAAPAEVLQAALRVLAGQLRGTEMLSSPQAVRDFLRIKLGTLEHEVFAVIHLDAQHRVIEYVEMFRGTVSQTSVYPREIVKETLARNSAALILVHNHPSSLAEPSRADEVLTQTLKSALALVDVRVIDHLIVAGPTILSFAERGLI
- a CDS encoding AAA family ATPase is translated as MKEEQSDLAQMVRLALAEQTEDVRLFAARLVRKYRGTAPDLAEQLELFLKSKPARSVSPMRKLSPQPSATHTLPVDDESRLSLLKVFKDAPTKDAPLLSSDVEDVLGQLIAERRQSDRLQAMGLMPTRSAIFVGPPGVGKTLTARWLAAQLKVPLYVLDLTAVMSSLLGKSGANLRAAIDFAKREPCVLLLDEIDAIAKRRSDDSDVGELKRLVTVILQEVDEWPASSVLLAATNHPELIDPALWRRFDLVVHFKTPDEQAVKEAIKRFLGPDYALFARWIDILVFAFAGHSFSDIERDVQRFRRAVALGTTTDADLVEDFMKARALALDRQGRIDLAVMLAKQTRLSQHTVSDITGVSRDTIRKYTNETPAARKAAPRRKADA
- a CDS encoding S8 family peptidase; its protein translation is MSQTNFLIGRGELLTHDIVGPRRMPGKAEVYTFAQARERLVPQFRSAANALDELPIDACPGDFAVARLMMNPSFIARSYFPTGLLRSTGLESIGSRTVKVKPQAWTRKGQPQETTTTELFVAGKRQAFRNLSRWTETIDAESDEGDDLAHIEQFAAFAPAERIVSLGGPKDRFFEVGLHLLPGEDPGLIQKAFMKFAQREGVKVHSEVDFVAGNLWFVPVEGKPREVEKLASFTFVRVIRPVPKLRGIRPLQRSGGPSVGCSLPTEQALSSEPRVAILDGGLPKHHPIGPWLRSYRKLDEDADDDPDGPEHGLGVTSAVLFGPIQPNGTAGRPFAPVDHLRVLDQESAGEEPLELYRTLGLIEQVLLSRSYEFINLSLGPDLEVEDQEVHAWTSVIDELLSDGDTLMTVAVGNNGERDRELGYSRVQVPSDCVNALSVGAADDTGAGWARAPYSAIGPGRSPGVVKPDLMAFGGNPASKYFHVLAPNAKPVLTPQLGTSFAAPYLLRSAVGIRAILGGNLTPLAIKALLVHAADPGEHDPIEVGWGKIPEDTLDIITCPDGVARVVYQGELKPSKYLRASLPLPKDGLTGNVRLKATFCYASPTDPQDAAAYTKAGLEVVFRPNDEKIKDGKSNADTKGFFDLKKFATEQERRSDQGKWETVLHGAKTFRGSSFKNPVFDIHYNARDGGGRATGAEKIRYALILSVEAPKHADLYNDILRAYAKTLVPIQPQVSLPIRIR